One Arthrobacter sp. StoSoilB19 DNA window includes the following coding sequences:
- a CDS encoding acyltransferase family protein encodes MRHAAAKVRAHGTNGSGARRDIQGLRALAVGIVVIYHLRPEALPGGFVGVDVFFVVSGFLIIGSLAREASKNASISVPEFYARRIRRLFPASAVVLVAVLAGAMLLLAQSRWQNISSDVLFSLLQVQNWHQALSAVSYAGATQEVSPLQHFWSLAVEEQFYLVIPFFFLGLISAALATGKPPGRFIVPALSVTALASFVYSIYLSGHEHTLAYFATTTRIWELAVGGLAALLPALPKPSGRLAAVSGWLGVSAIVVPAFLFSTDIAFPGSIAGIPVLGTAILLRTGPPAAAVPWSASRFLAIRPMTLVGDVSYSLYLWHWPVIVFAVALLGRTPRIREALLLALLSLVLAVASYHLVEQRFRHRSGHAGWSVYRRTYAMALCGAMVVSVAAWAPWQVIEIKRAQLSTELSDHDYPGAQAWSTRPAPVPAGLPIRPDPSVAMQDVPATSAGACGVYDPAVVPDTDCWFGSVAQQDAPVVVVVGDSHAGQFVDPLIAVSRKIPLRIHALVRNGCPFALTPPRSETTLYANCSNQNSITAERIAAGRPDLVLVAGMRESGYKKALGWSWAPDAPLVEGYVQTLSRLRAAGLRVAVVADLPYPQGNPVECIQKYADHGACATPASEALAGGDDALVGAARRVGGIEIVDLSRLFCRDGLCPAVIGNVLVYRDNHMTNTFAKSLGPDLAVALRLG; translated from the coding sequence ATGAGGCATGCCGCGGCTAAGGTCCGGGCGCACGGCACCAACGGCTCCGGGGCCAGACGGGACATCCAGGGCCTCCGCGCACTGGCCGTTGGGATCGTCGTCATCTACCATCTTCGGCCTGAAGCCCTCCCGGGCGGGTTCGTAGGAGTCGACGTGTTCTTCGTCGTCTCGGGCTTCCTCATCATCGGCTCCCTTGCCAGGGAAGCGTCAAAGAACGCGTCAATCTCCGTTCCCGAGTTCTACGCACGGCGCATCCGCCGCCTCTTTCCGGCGTCGGCCGTTGTTTTGGTTGCAGTCCTGGCCGGGGCAATGCTGCTGCTTGCCCAAAGCCGCTGGCAGAACATCTCCTCCGATGTCCTGTTCTCGCTGCTCCAGGTACAAAACTGGCATCAGGCCCTGTCCGCAGTCTCATACGCCGGCGCAACGCAGGAAGTGTCTCCCCTTCAGCACTTCTGGTCCCTTGCCGTCGAGGAGCAGTTCTACCTCGTCATCCCGTTCTTCTTCCTTGGCCTGATCTCCGCGGCGCTCGCCACAGGCAAGCCGCCCGGCCGCTTCATCGTCCCGGCGTTGTCCGTGACTGCCCTGGCGTCGTTCGTCTACAGCATCTACCTGAGCGGCCATGAACACACCCTCGCGTACTTTGCCACGACGACGAGGATCTGGGAACTCGCCGTCGGCGGGCTCGCCGCTCTCCTGCCGGCACTGCCGAAACCGTCCGGCCGGCTTGCAGCGGTCAGCGGGTGGCTGGGCGTCTCTGCCATCGTCGTCCCCGCTTTTCTCTTCAGTACTGATATTGCCTTCCCCGGCAGCATCGCCGGCATCCCAGTACTCGGGACCGCCATCCTCTTGCGCACTGGCCCTCCAGCAGCAGCCGTTCCGTGGTCCGCTTCCAGGTTCCTTGCCATCCGGCCCATGACGCTCGTCGGAGACGTGTCGTATTCCCTGTATCTGTGGCACTGGCCCGTCATCGTTTTCGCTGTCGCGCTGTTGGGCCGCACGCCACGCATCAGGGAAGCGCTGCTCCTCGCCCTGCTCAGTCTTGTCCTCGCCGTAGCCTCCTACCACCTGGTGGAACAGCGCTTCCGGCACCGCTCAGGGCATGCTGGCTGGAGCGTTTACCGCCGGACTTACGCGATGGCGCTGTGCGGCGCGATGGTGGTGTCCGTTGCAGCGTGGGCGCCGTGGCAGGTAATTGAGATTAAGCGCGCACAACTGTCGACCGAACTGTCGGACCACGATTACCCCGGCGCCCAGGCTTGGTCCACCCGCCCCGCGCCGGTACCTGCCGGCCTCCCCATCCGCCCTGATCCCTCGGTCGCCATGCAGGATGTACCTGCCACCAGCGCCGGGGCCTGCGGCGTTTACGACCCCGCCGTGGTGCCTGACACTGATTGCTGGTTCGGTTCGGTGGCACAGCAGGATGCGCCTGTTGTTGTGGTTGTCGGGGATTCACACGCCGGCCAGTTTGTTGACCCCCTCATTGCCGTATCCCGGAAGATCCCGCTGAGAATCCACGCCCTGGTGCGGAACGGCTGCCCGTTTGCCTTGACTCCGCCGCGGTCCGAGACCACCCTCTACGCCAACTGTTCGAACCAAAATTCCATAACAGCCGAAAGAATCGCGGCAGGAAGACCGGACCTCGTCCTGGTTGCCGGGATGCGCGAGTCCGGTTATAAAAAGGCTCTTGGGTGGTCCTGGGCGCCGGATGCCCCGCTTGTCGAGGGTTATGTTCAGACCCTTTCCCGGCTGCGTGCTGCGGGACTGCGGGTCGCGGTCGTCGCGGACCTGCCGTATCCACAGGGCAACCCGGTGGAATGCATTCAAAAGTATGCCGACCACGGCGCTTGCGCCACGCCTGCCTCGGAGGCCCTTGCGGGCGGGGATGACGCGCTTGTTGGGGCGGCCCGCCGGGTTGGAGGCATTGAAATTGTTGACCTCTCCAGGCTCTTTTGCCGGGACGGCCTTTGCCCGGCTGTCATCGGGAACGTCTTGGTCTATCGGGACAACCACATGACCAATACCTTCGCGAAGTCACTGGGACCGGACCTCGCCGTCGCCTTACGCCTGGGGTAG
- a CDS encoding bifunctional polysaccharide deacetylase/glycosyltransferase family 2 protein gives MPANVRAHWFVLLATLMALGLALAVQGYLHHLGGAGVDQVPVNQASGNVPDAVSHGGPVLDSRGGTVTSVRPPDRTVALTFDDGPDPVWTPRILDVLREHHVHATFFVVGSAAVDHPELLRRIVAEGHEVGVHTLTHTDLGAAPDWRRELEVQGGQDAIVGITGQAASLLRPPYTSGNEAVTDSMWSALRGLADDGYLTVLSSMDSKDWQMPGAGAIEDNLAPSGPQGQVVLMHDGGGDREQTVAALDSALSRFSGQGYRVTTVGDAVGVDSMRPASGMEQIRGSAFVWGIRLSDFVVTAISWGLVAAGAVTLVRAVLVMFFAARHSRAARRLPRAGRGRRRIDVRVGPAVTEPATVVVPAYNESAGIEAAVRSILASTHPVEVIVVDDGSIDGTADIVEALGLPGVTVIRKENGGKPSALNAGIHAASHDLVVMVDGDTVFEPDTVRALIQPFADPRVGAISGNTKVANRGGILGAWQHIEYVVGFNLDRRLFDVAECMPTVPGAIGAFRIEALRNVGGVSDDTLAEDTDLTMALCRDGWRVVYQEDARAWTEAPATIGALWRQRYRWCYGTLQAMWKHRGAVLQKGPAGKLGRRGLGYLFVLQVLLPLFAPVVDVFALYGLIFLDPLRIGLLWLVFLAVQLLMAAYAFRLDRERPGPLWTLPLQQFVYRQLMYLVVIQAVVTAVAGVHLRWHRMERYGSLRVPQTQGRG, from the coding sequence GTGCCCGCGAATGTCAGGGCCCATTGGTTCGTCCTCCTGGCCACCTTGATGGCGCTGGGGCTGGCTTTGGCGGTGCAGGGATACCTGCACCACCTGGGCGGTGCCGGCGTGGACCAGGTGCCCGTGAACCAGGCATCCGGGAATGTCCCGGATGCCGTTTCCCACGGTGGCCCGGTGCTGGATTCCCGTGGCGGGACCGTAACGTCCGTCAGGCCGCCGGACCGGACGGTCGCCCTGACGTTCGACGACGGCCCGGACCCCGTGTGGACGCCCCGCATCCTCGACGTCCTTCGGGAACACCATGTCCATGCAACCTTCTTCGTTGTGGGCTCCGCTGCAGTGGACCACCCTGAACTTCTACGCCGCATCGTGGCCGAAGGCCATGAAGTAGGCGTCCACACGCTGACGCACACAGACCTCGGCGCAGCTCCAGATTGGCGCCGGGAACTGGAGGTGCAGGGCGGACAGGACGCGATTGTGGGGATCACCGGCCAGGCAGCCTCCCTGCTGCGGCCGCCCTACACCTCAGGCAACGAGGCCGTTACGGACAGCATGTGGTCCGCTCTGCGGGGGCTGGCGGATGACGGATACCTCACCGTGCTGAGCAGCATGGACAGCAAGGACTGGCAAATGCCGGGCGCCGGAGCGATCGAGGACAATCTCGCGCCGTCCGGGCCGCAGGGGCAGGTGGTTCTCATGCATGACGGGGGCGGTGACAGGGAACAGACCGTCGCCGCGCTGGACTCCGCCCTCTCACGTTTCTCCGGGCAGGGGTACCGCGTCACCACGGTGGGGGATGCGGTGGGCGTTGACAGCATGCGCCCCGCCTCCGGCATGGAACAGATTCGCGGCTCTGCGTTCGTGTGGGGCATCCGCCTCAGTGACTTCGTTGTCACCGCCATCTCCTGGGGACTCGTTGCCGCTGGTGCCGTGACTCTTGTGCGCGCCGTCCTGGTGATGTTCTTCGCTGCCCGCCATAGCCGCGCAGCGCGGCGCCTCCCCAGGGCTGGGCGCGGCAGGCGCCGCATCGACGTGAGGGTGGGGCCGGCGGTTACCGAACCGGCCACGGTGGTTGTCCCCGCCTACAACGAGTCCGCAGGAATCGAAGCCGCGGTCCGGTCCATCCTTGCCTCCACGCATCCGGTGGAAGTCATCGTGGTGGACGACGGCTCAATCGACGGCACGGCCGACATCGTGGAGGCTCTCGGCCTGCCCGGCGTAACCGTCATCCGCAAGGAGAACGGCGGCAAACCTTCCGCCCTTAACGCCGGGATCCATGCGGCGAGCCACGATCTTGTTGTCATGGTGGACGGTGACACCGTCTTCGAACCGGATACGGTCCGCGCCCTCATCCAGCCCTTCGCAGACCCCCGCGTGGGGGCGATTTCCGGCAACACCAAGGTGGCCAACCGGGGAGGCATCCTGGGTGCGTGGCAGCACATCGAGTATGTCGTCGGGTTCAACCTCGACCGCAGGCTGTTCGACGTCGCCGAATGCATGCCCACCGTTCCCGGGGCAATTGGAGCCTTCCGGATCGAGGCCCTCCGCAACGTCGGCGGTGTCAGCGATGACACGCTCGCCGAGGACACCGACCTGACCATGGCGCTGTGCCGGGACGGCTGGCGCGTGGTGTACCAGGAGGACGCCAGGGCCTGGACGGAGGCGCCCGCAACCATCGGCGCCCTGTGGCGCCAGCGGTACCGCTGGTGCTACGGCACCCTCCAGGCAATGTGGAAGCACCGGGGGGCTGTGCTGCAAAAAGGGCCGGCCGGAAAGCTCGGCCGCCGCGGACTCGGCTACCTGTTTGTCCTCCAGGTACTGCTTCCCCTCTTCGCGCCCGTCGTCGATGTTTTTGCCCTGTACGGCCTGATCTTCCTTGACCCGTTGCGGATCGGGCTGCTGTGGCTCGTCTTCCTGGCGGTCCAGTTGCTTATGGCTGCTTACGCGTTCCGGCTCGACAGGGAACGGCCGGGCCCGCTCTGGACGCTTCCCCTGCAGCAGTTCGTCTACCGGCAGCTTATGTACCTGGTGGTCATCCAGGCTGTTGTCACAGCAGTGGCCGGAGTGCACCTTCGCTGGCACCGGATGGAAAGGTACGGCAGCCTGCGCGTCCCGCAGACCCAGGGCCGGGGCTAG
- a CDS encoding SMP-30/gluconolactonase/LRE family protein: MADELTTGRLECLFTGSVWSEGPVWVPSSKTVRWSDIPNDRILEFNPATGTTRDYAVGVEFTNGRTLDADGSVVQCSHGRRRVERDREGTVTGLVDSFEGHRLNSPNDVVIARDGSIWFTDPPYGILPGTKEGHEGEQEYGGCHVFRFEPAAGTLTAVVTDLVHPNGLAFSPDESVLYVADTAGSRYGVPLRIAAYSVHEGHRLARTGTLELEDGYPADGLRVDVLGRIWTSAGPSVRIYSPSFQLLDTVTVPETVSNLCFGGSDGQDLYITATTSLYRIRTTTRDAASRHFPPHNH, translated from the coding sequence TTGGCTGACGAACTAACCACGGGCCGGCTTGAGTGCCTTTTCACGGGTTCGGTCTGGTCAGAGGGCCCCGTGTGGGTGCCGTCGTCGAAAACCGTTCGGTGGAGCGACATCCCTAACGACCGCATCCTTGAGTTCAACCCCGCCACCGGGACCACCCGGGACTACGCGGTGGGCGTTGAGTTCACCAACGGCCGCACCCTCGACGCCGACGGCAGCGTGGTGCAGTGCAGCCACGGCCGGCGCCGGGTGGAGCGCGACCGCGAAGGCACGGTGACGGGCCTGGTGGATTCCTTCGAGGGCCACCGGCTGAACTCACCCAATGACGTGGTCATCGCCCGCGATGGAAGCATCTGGTTCACTGACCCGCCCTACGGCATCCTTCCGGGCACCAAAGAAGGTCACGAGGGCGAGCAGGAATATGGGGGCTGCCACGTCTTCCGCTTTGAGCCGGCCGCCGGAACACTGACCGCCGTCGTCACCGACCTGGTGCACCCCAACGGGCTCGCCTTCTCGCCTGACGAGTCGGTCCTCTATGTCGCGGATACGGCCGGTTCCCGCTACGGCGTTCCGCTGCGCATCGCTGCCTACAGCGTGCATGAGGGGCACCGCCTCGCCAGGACGGGCACGCTCGAACTTGAAGACGGGTATCCGGCCGACGGACTGAGGGTCGACGTCCTAGGAAGGATCTGGACCTCCGCCGGCCCATCCGTAAGGATCTACTCACCGTCCTTCCAACTCCTGGACACCGTCACAGTGCCCGAGACCGTCTCGAACCTGTGCTTTGGCGGTTCCGACGGCCAGGACCTCTACATCACCGCAACCACAAGCCTGTACCGGATCCGTACCACGACCAGGGACGCGGCCTCCCGCCACTTTCCGCCCCACAACCACTGA
- a CDS encoding aldo/keto reductase yields MQHRTLGHSGAVVTSYALGTMTFGAEATEETSHAILDSYFEAGGNFIDTADVYSAGVSEEVIGRWLANRPDVRDRAVIATKGRFPMGTAPNDVGTSRRRLTRALDDSLRRLGVEQIDLYQLHAWDPITPLEETLRFLDDAVTRGKIAYYGFSNFLGWQLTKAVHVARNHGWNPPVSLQPQYSLLVRDIEFEIVPAALDAGIGLLPWSPLGGGWLSGKYKRDQHPSGATRLGENPERGMEAWKARNENPRTWAVIDAVQDIADAHGVTPSQVALAWLADRPAVTSVILGARTTEQLADNLAAADLQLSAGEVDRLTKASRPEAGVYPYGPMAEEQRSRKMEGGR; encoded by the coding sequence ATGCAGCACCGAACCCTTGGCCACAGCGGCGCCGTTGTCACCAGCTACGCACTGGGCACCATGACCTTCGGCGCGGAGGCGACGGAGGAGACATCCCATGCCATCCTGGACAGCTATTTCGAAGCGGGCGGCAACTTCATCGACACCGCCGACGTCTACAGCGCCGGAGTGTCGGAAGAAGTCATCGGCCGCTGGCTCGCCAACCGCCCCGACGTGAGGGACAGGGCGGTGATCGCCACCAAGGGGCGCTTTCCCATGGGGACGGCGCCCAACGACGTCGGGACCTCACGGCGGCGCCTGACGCGCGCCCTTGATGATTCCCTCCGCCGCCTGGGCGTGGAACAGATCGACCTCTACCAGCTGCACGCCTGGGATCCGATCACCCCGCTGGAGGAGACCCTCCGCTTCCTGGACGACGCCGTGACCCGCGGCAAAATTGCCTACTACGGCTTCTCGAACTTCCTGGGCTGGCAACTGACCAAGGCTGTGCACGTTGCACGCAACCACGGATGGAACCCGCCCGTCAGTTTGCAGCCCCAGTACAGCCTGTTGGTCCGCGATATCGAATTCGAGATCGTCCCGGCAGCCCTTGACGCAGGAATCGGACTGCTGCCGTGGTCGCCCCTGGGCGGCGGCTGGCTGTCCGGCAAGTACAAGCGCGACCAGCACCCCTCCGGTGCAACCCGCCTCGGCGAAAACCCCGAACGCGGCATGGAGGCCTGGAAGGCGCGCAACGAGAACCCAAGAACGTGGGCTGTCATCGACGCTGTCCAGGACATCGCCGACGCCCATGGCGTGACCCCGTCCCAGGTGGCCCTGGCCTGGCTGGCGGACCGCCCGGCTGTCACATCGGTGATCCTGGGGGCGCGGACCACGGAGCAGCTCGCTGACAACCTCGCCGCCGCCGACCTTCAGCTCAGCGCCGGTGAAGTGGACCGGCTCACCAAGGCCAGCCGGCCCGAGGCAGGCGTATATCCCTATGGCCCCATGGCTGAGGAACAGCGCAGCCGCAAAATGGAGGGCGGGCGGTAG
- a CDS encoding flotillin family protein: MPDFAPFFPLISTVLGVLVAIAFIWVATKLMWKVAEPNEALIISGLTRGTLETRAGMDFKIVTGKGALVLPGLQTVRTLSLTLNETELKVSCVTSQGIQVIVEGVVIYKIGDAPPFIANAARRFLGQQPKMESQVYNVFEGHLRSIIGSMTMEEIIRERDKLGSQVRSASGVEMEKLGLVVDSLQIKDLQDPTGYIQNIAKPHIAQVKMEARIAEATRNREAAEKEAEAAALIADAQSVSAIRQSVAQANAERARANAAQAGPLAEATARQQVVVQETEVAKLEADREEQKLQTSVRKPADAKAYAKRTDAEGQKAADISAAEALARRTELEAQANARRTELQAQANATAAAAAAGATKVTGEAEAAATRAKGDAAASAIKAKALAEADGIKARAEALGTNQDAVISQQLAENMPAIIAAAAEPFSHVGNMTVLNGGEGVNKMLGGILAQAGDYLPALASALRKGEDTKRPPKAPGA; the protein is encoded by the coding sequence ATGCCGGACTTTGCACCGTTCTTCCCGTTAATTTCCACTGTTTTGGGCGTACTTGTTGCCATTGCCTTCATTTGGGTGGCGACGAAGCTCATGTGGAAGGTGGCTGAACCCAACGAGGCCCTGATCATCTCCGGACTGACCCGGGGAACCCTTGAGACCCGGGCCGGAATGGACTTCAAGATTGTGACCGGCAAAGGCGCCCTGGTCCTTCCCGGCCTCCAGACGGTGCGGACCCTGTCGCTGACACTGAACGAAACCGAGCTCAAGGTTTCCTGCGTGACGTCACAGGGTATCCAGGTCATTGTGGAGGGCGTCGTCATTTACAAAATAGGTGACGCACCGCCGTTCATTGCAAATGCGGCCCGCCGTTTCCTGGGCCAGCAACCCAAAATGGAAAGCCAGGTCTACAACGTCTTTGAGGGCCACCTCCGCTCCATTATCGGCAGCATGACCATGGAGGAGATCATCCGCGAGCGGGACAAGCTTGGGTCCCAGGTCCGCAGCGCCAGCGGAGTGGAGATGGAGAAGCTGGGCCTGGTGGTGGACTCGCTGCAGATCAAGGACCTGCAGGACCCAACCGGCTACATCCAGAACATCGCCAAGCCGCATATTGCGCAGGTAAAGATGGAGGCCCGGATTGCCGAGGCCACCCGCAACCGGGAAGCGGCGGAGAAGGAGGCGGAGGCTGCGGCCCTGATCGCGGACGCGCAGAGCGTTTCGGCAATCCGGCAGTCCGTGGCGCAGGCCAACGCGGAACGCGCCAGGGCGAACGCAGCCCAGGCCGGGCCACTCGCAGAGGCCACGGCCCGGCAGCAGGTGGTGGTCCAGGAAACCGAAGTTGCCAAGCTTGAGGCGGACCGTGAGGAGCAGAAGCTGCAGACCAGTGTCCGCAAACCCGCTGATGCGAAGGCCTACGCCAAACGCACCGATGCTGAAGGCCAGAAGGCGGCGGACATCAGCGCCGCCGAGGCGCTGGCACGCCGCACCGAGCTCGAGGCGCAGGCGAACGCGCGGCGCACGGAACTCCAGGCCCAGGCAAATGCCACCGCAGCTGCCGCCGCAGCCGGAGCAACCAAGGTCACCGGCGAGGCTGAAGCCGCCGCCACCAGGGCCAAAGGCGACGCCGCGGCGTCCGCCATCAAGGCCAAGGCGCTGGCCGAAGCGGACGGCATCAAGGCCCGGGCCGAAGCGCTGGGCACCAACCAGGACGCCGTCATCTCCCAGCAGCTTGCCGAGAACATGCCCGCCATCATCGCCGCTGCAGCCGAGCCCTTCTCCCACGTAGGCAACATGACCGTCCTCAACGGCGGCGAAGGCGTCAACAAGATGCTGGGCGGCATCCTGGCACAGGCGGGCGACTACCTGCCTGCCCTCGCATCAGCGCTCCGGAAGGGCGAAGACACCAAGCGTCCGCCGAAGGCTCCCGGTGCATAG
- a CDS encoding SDR family oxidoreductase, with protein MTGSSRGLGFAMARVLGLHGAAVVLASRTDDGVAAAVGRLRLEGIAADGRRCDTGEPADVEALRDMALSRGTLDIWVNNAGTPGVYGPTASTPVDDFTRVVRTNILGTFHGARAALPVFLEQGHGDLVNLYGQGDRGPVAMQNAYASSKRWVRQFTETLRLETKGTGVRVHGMNPGLVETALLGKVTSQAGYEHRLGALQVVVGLWGQSADQAAQPILDLVTSDKAEYRFLTRRRLVTHGLHNILAGRLRRTNRMPLEVTVVDTDREP; from the coding sequence GTGACCGGCTCCAGCCGCGGGCTGGGGTTTGCCATGGCCCGGGTGCTGGGCCTGCATGGCGCGGCGGTGGTGCTGGCATCCAGAACGGACGACGGCGTTGCTGCCGCCGTCGGGCGTCTGCGCCTGGAAGGCATCGCGGCGGACGGAAGGCGCTGCGACACCGGCGAGCCGGCGGACGTGGAAGCACTCCGGGACATGGCCCTCAGCCGTGGAACGCTGGACATCTGGGTCAACAACGCCGGCACGCCAGGGGTCTACGGACCGACGGCATCGACGCCCGTGGATGACTTCACACGGGTGGTGCGGACCAACATCCTGGGCACGTTCCACGGCGCCAGGGCGGCCCTGCCGGTGTTCCTGGAGCAAGGCCATGGTGACCTGGTGAACCTCTACGGCCAGGGTGACCGCGGACCCGTGGCGATGCAGAACGCCTACGCGTCGAGCAAACGGTGGGTCCGCCAGTTCACGGAGACGCTGAGGCTGGAAACCAAAGGTACGGGGGTCCGGGTGCACGGCATGAATCCCGGCCTTGTGGAGACGGCCCTCCTGGGAAAGGTCACGTCGCAGGCCGGGTACGAACACCGTCTCGGGGCACTGCAGGTGGTGGTTGGCCTGTGGGGGCAGAGCGCCGACCAGGCCGCACAGCCAATCCTGGACCTTGTGACGTCCGACAAAGCGGAATACCGGTTCCTGACCAGGAGGCGGCTGGTGACCCACGGGCTGCACAACATCCTGGCCGGCCGCCTGCGGCGGACAAACAGGATGCCCCTGGAGGTCACCGTGGTGGACACAGACCGGGAGCCGTGA
- a CDS encoding excinuclease ABC subunit UvrA — translation MTSLDLPGFTADQAEDGFVRVRGARENNLRNVSVDVPRDAIVAFTGVSGSGKSSLAFGTIYAEAQRRFFESVAPYARRLIQQGHNPKVEQITGLPPAVALQQRRGTATSRSTAGTVTTLSNSLRMLFSRAGSYPAGAPPLDSDAFSPNTAAGACPECHGLGTAHTVTEASLVPDPSLSIRDGAIAAWPGAWQGKNLRDILAHLGYDVDTPWRELPKKDRDWILFTEEQPVVEVTPQRDRVAKPYKGRFWSARSYVMHTLLDSKSPAMREKVLRFMETGPCPRCGGTGLRPEALAVTFAGHTIAGLNAVPMTELAEIIRPTTLLATAGTASRKQSSESNEVAVAITRDLLQRISVLLDLGLGYLALGRATPTLSPGEMQRLRIATQLRSGLFGVIYVLDEPSAGLHPADAEPLLAVLDRLKSSGNSVFVVEHNMDVVRRADWLVDVGPRAGEDGGQVLYSGPVEGLDAVAGSVTRPFLFPNGSAGSMDDGGAARGAPRKPSGWLDLRGINRHNLRNLDVAFPLGVLTAVTGVSGSGKSTLVSKVLADVAGTSGQAGEDNLEPGDEPGADRDEEGVGSVGRVSGLERIDRTVKVDQKPIGRTPRSNLATYTGLFDAVRKEFAATGAARSRGFGPGRFSFNVAGGRCETCQGEGFVAVELLFLPGSYGPCPECNGSRYNPETLEVTYQGRTIADVLGMTVNAAAGFLVGVPAAARSLQTLQEVGLGYLRLGQPATELSGGEAQRIKLATELQRARRGHTLYLLDEPTTGLHPADVELLMAQLNRLVDAGNTVIVVEHAMDVVASADWVMDLGPSGGDAGGKLVAAGHPAAVARSANSRTAPYLAAALRDRKAGDGTVAGNALAPDRAEA, via the coding sequence CTGACCTCGCTGGACCTCCCGGGTTTTACGGCCGACCAGGCCGAAGACGGCTTCGTCCGGGTGCGGGGCGCCCGGGAGAACAACCTGCGCAACGTCAGCGTGGATGTGCCGCGGGATGCCATTGTGGCGTTCACCGGAGTATCGGGCTCCGGCAAGTCGTCCCTGGCCTTTGGCACGATCTACGCCGAGGCACAGCGCCGGTTCTTCGAGTCCGTCGCGCCATATGCCCGCCGGCTCATCCAGCAGGGCCACAACCCCAAGGTGGAGCAGATCACCGGGCTGCCGCCCGCCGTCGCCCTCCAACAGCGCCGGGGCACCGCCACTTCCCGGTCCACGGCAGGGACCGTCACCACGCTCTCCAATTCGCTGCGCATGCTGTTCTCCCGCGCCGGCAGCTATCCCGCCGGAGCTCCCCCGTTGGACTCGGACGCTTTCTCCCCCAACACCGCGGCAGGCGCCTGCCCGGAATGCCATGGTCTTGGCACCGCCCACACCGTCACTGAGGCATCACTGGTTCCGGATCCGTCGCTGAGCATCCGCGACGGCGCGATCGCCGCCTGGCCCGGCGCCTGGCAGGGCAAGAACCTGCGGGACATCCTGGCCCACCTGGGCTACGACGTCGACACCCCCTGGCGGGAACTGCCGAAAAAGGACCGCGACTGGATCCTGTTCACCGAGGAACAGCCCGTGGTGGAAGTGACGCCGCAGCGGGACCGCGTGGCCAAGCCGTACAAGGGCCGGTTCTGGAGCGCCCGGAGCTACGTGATGCACACACTGCTCGATTCCAAGAGCCCCGCCATGCGGGAGAAGGTGCTGCGCTTCATGGAAACCGGACCGTGCCCGCGGTGCGGCGGAACGGGGCTTCGGCCCGAGGCCCTTGCGGTGACCTTCGCCGGGCACACCATCGCCGGGCTCAATGCCGTGCCCATGACCGAACTGGCGGAGATCATCCGCCCCACCACCCTGCTGGCCACGGCAGGGACGGCATCGCGGAAGCAGTCATCCGAATCCAACGAAGTGGCCGTGGCCATCACCCGGGACCTGCTGCAGCGCATCAGCGTGCTGTTGGATCTTGGCCTGGGCTACCTGGCGCTGGGCCGGGCCACGCCAACGCTCTCGCCGGGCGAGATGCAGCGGCTCCGGATTGCCACCCAGCTCCGGTCCGGGCTGTTCGGGGTGATCTATGTGCTGGACGAACCGTCGGCCGGCCTGCACCCCGCCGACGCCGAACCGCTCCTGGCTGTCCTGGACCGGTTGAAATCGTCCGGAAACTCCGTGTTCGTGGTGGAACACAACATGGATGTGGTCCGGCGTGCCGACTGGCTGGTGGATGTTGGTCCCCGGGCCGGAGAAGACGGCGGGCAGGTGCTCTACAGCGGGCCCGTTGAGGGCCTCGACGCCGTGGCAGGGTCGGTGACCCGGCCGTTCCTGTTCCCAAACGGTTCAGCAGGGTCAATGGACGACGGCGGCGCCGCCAGGGGTGCGCCGCGGAAACCCTCCGGGTGGCTGGACCTGCGCGGCATCAACCGGCACAACCTGCGGAACCTGGACGTGGCCTTTCCGCTTGGTGTCCTGACAGCCGTCACCGGCGTATCCGGCTCGGGAAAGTCCACCCTGGTCAGCAAGGTCCTGGCGGACGTCGCCGGCACGTCCGGGCAAGCCGGCGAAGACAACCTTGAACCAGGTGACGAGCCCGGCGCGGACCGTGACGAAGAGGGTGTGGGCAGTGTGGGGCGGGTGTCCGGGCTGGAGCGGATCGACCGCACGGTAAAGGTGGACCAGAAGCCGATCGGCCGCACGCCCCGCTCCAACCTGGCAACATATACAGGCCTCTTCGATGCCGTCCGCAAGGAGTTCGCTGCCACCGGCGCTGCCAGGAGCCGGGGTTTCGGGCCCGGACGTTTTTCCTTCAACGTGGCCGGCGGACGGTGTGAAACATGCCAGGGCGAGGGCTTCGTCGCGGTGGAGCTGCTCTTCCTCCCCGGCAGCTACGGTCCGTGCCCCGAATGCAACGGCTCGCGCTACAACCCCGAAACCCTGGAGGTCACCTACCAGGGCAGGACCATTGCGGACGTGCTGGGAATGACGGTCAATGCCGCCGCCGGTTTCCTGGTGGGGGTTCCCGCCGCCGCGCGGTCCCTGCAGACACTCCAGGAAGTAGGCCTGGGCTACCTTCGCCTGGGCCAGCCCGCCACCGAGCTGTCCGGGGGTGAGGCGCAGCGCATCAAGCTGGCCACCGAGCTGCAGCGCGCCCGCCGCGGCCACACGCTGTACCTGCTGGACGAGCCCACCACGGGACTGCATCCGGCCGATGTCGAACTCCTGATGGCGCAGCTCAACCGCCTGGTGGACGCCGGCAACACCGTGATCGTGGTGGAACACGCCATGGATGTGGTTGCGTCCGCGGACTGGGTAATGGACCTGGGACCGTCCGGAGGCGACGCCGGCGGGAAGCTCGTCGCCGCCGGCCACCCCGCCGCCGTCGCACGTTCAGCCAACAGCCGCACAGCGCCCTACCTGGCAGCCGCCCTCCGGGACCGGAAGGCCGGGGACGGAACGGTAGCGGGCAACGCCCTTGCCCCGGACCGCGCAGAGGCGTAG